One stretch of Pedobacter riviphilus DNA includes these proteins:
- a CDS encoding Crp/Fnr family transcriptional regulator, which translates to MIIDKLFSSFDNYLPLNSAEKHDLVERVIQRKIKRRQFILQENDVCKHYTFVAEGCLKKFQVDDKGTEHNLQFAAEGDWVMEIVSFYSEKPSRVYIEAIEPSIIFQISKPDLYHLFDNNPKFDRNFRVIVENRLVEAENRVLQAISSTAEERYLAFMKQYPHLLSRLPNTQIASYLGITPEFLSKVRKDLFKK; encoded by the coding sequence GTGATTATAGACAAACTATTTTCAAGTTTCGATAATTATCTGCCACTTAATTCAGCGGAAAAGCACGACCTGGTGGAGCGGGTTATCCAGCGGAAGATTAAGCGGAGGCAATTCATATTACAGGAGAATGATGTTTGCAAGCATTATACCTTTGTGGCTGAAGGTTGTTTAAAAAAGTTTCAGGTAGATGATAAGGGTACAGAACATAACCTGCAGTTTGCTGCCGAGGGCGACTGGGTTATGGAGATTGTTAGCTTTTACTCCGAAAAGCCAAGCCGTGTTTACATTGAAGCCATAGAACCATCGATTATATTCCAAATCTCCAAGCCTGATCTTTATCATCTGTTTGATAATAATCCTAAGTTCGACAGGAATTTCAGGGTTATTGTAGAAAACCGTTTAGTTGAAGCAGAGAACAGGGTGTTACAGGCGATCAGTTCAACGGCCGAGGAGCGCTATCTTGCTTTTATGAAGCAATACCCACACTTGCTGTCAAGGCTTCCAAACACACAAATTGCGTCATATTTAGGGATTACCCCTGAGTTCTTGAGTAAAGTCCGTAAAGATCTCTTCAAAAAATAG
- a CDS encoding Arm DNA-binding domain-containing protein — protein sequence MSYNFHLLFYLKRPKNFIKGEMMPIYLRITVKGKHSEYSVGREIIPSFWSPLKGKGTGLRAQP from the coding sequence ATGAGTTACAATTTTCATCTTTTATTCTATCTGAAAAGACCAAAAAATTTTATCAAGGGCGAGATGATGCCCATCTACTTACGGATTACTGTGAAAGGAAAACATTCGGAATATTCTGTCGGCAGAGAAATTATTCCCAGCTTCTGGTCGCCGCTTAAAGGAAAAGGCACTGGCCTGCGCGCCCAGCCATAA
- a CDS encoding helix-turn-helix domain-containing protein — MKNFIKDIPKYDLKNFKTVHRENEKTSPFGYNLIQNSKIVRGFEMYSSEGLVNSIGPLKSDFYRISITVKGSLDMKIGLENFRHQPLTLAFTFPNQIFSKKNIASDAFGYYILFNSDFLNDIIPAIKIADEFPFYHSFGKPVFQVAAEELDVMLELLMKINDELQGEKVGREKAIKIYLYLLLLEAKRSYKRQQLEDENGDHPESYKLTNRFKKLVGLHYLTKRQVADYAEMCGVSPNHLNRTVKENLGITASEAIKEMLLQEAKLLLRYTDNSVAEIAYKLNFTEPASFNRFFKSISGETPLVFRKMNN; from the coding sequence ATGAAAAACTTTATCAAAGATATTCCTAAATATGACTTAAAGAATTTTAAAACTGTTCACAGGGAAAACGAAAAAACTTCTCCATTTGGTTATAACCTTATTCAGAATTCAAAAATTGTACGTGGCTTTGAAATGTATTCCAGTGAAGGTCTTGTAAATTCTATAGGGCCATTAAAATCAGATTTTTATCGTATAAGCATTACCGTTAAAGGTTCCCTGGATATGAAAATTGGTTTAGAGAATTTTCGCCATCAACCCCTAACCTTAGCGTTCACGTTTCCCAACCAGATTTTTTCAAAAAAAAATATTGCATCGGACGCGTTCGGTTATTATATACTATTTAATTCCGATTTTCTGAACGATATAATTCCTGCCATTAAAATAGCCGATGAGTTTCCATTTTACCATTCTTTTGGCAAACCTGTTTTTCAGGTCGCAGCTGAAGAACTGGATGTAATGCTTGAACTACTGATGAAAATAAATGATGAACTACAGGGTGAAAAAGTAGGAAGGGAAAAGGCAATCAAGATATATTTGTATTTATTGTTACTAGAAGCGAAAAGAAGCTATAAAAGGCAGCAGCTTGAAGATGAAAACGGCGACCATCCGGAAAGCTATAAGCTCACCAATCGCTTCAAAAAGCTTGTTGGATTACATTATTTAACTAAAAGACAAGTAGCAGATTATGCTGAAATGTGTGGTGTAAGCCCCAATCACCTCAATAGAACAGTAAAGGAAAACTTAGGCATTACCGCTTCTGAGGCCATAAAGGAAATGCTGTTGCAGGAAGCAAAATTGCTTTTACGATATACGGATAATTCTGTTGCGGAAATTGCATACAAACTCAATTTTACGGAACCTGCATCTTTTAACCGCTTTTTTAAAAGCATTTCAGGAGAAACACCACTTGTATTCCGAAAAATGAATAATTGA
- a CDS encoding DUF4369 domain-containing protein — MKRYISLLFLFFLFTGITSAQEKKAPNFILKGTFSGKHAHAIFLSYKDDHGKNIEHKAYLSNGAFTFRGFISSPVYAFVRSDKKIVPNSPDVSNAVEIFLSPGNMTISLMENDFANAVLMGSPMQDEWIKLLTLYRPVNKIKDSLYKASFAISRGGNTPKNHVAVMALGAKIDKCNLQIDQIDYSYIGSHTNSYLSAYLLSNSMQMDMRLDSIEMFYNLFSQPVKKSVEGKAISKIILNRKAAMVGSVGRMPLGTNLDGSRFNPQTFKIDNYLLIYFWAGWANDNVYLKSVYNKYQSKGLKILAVSTEPFKKMWRDSVKKERIGMWQNIFSDPVANLDTFYNIRQMAPSLVLLVDKNRRIIGRYRGVNKLYKMDYNEEPLGLLDKKLATLISR, encoded by the coding sequence ATGAAACGCTATATATCGTTATTGTTTCTTTTCTTCTTATTTACCGGCATTACCTCAGCACAAGAAAAGAAAGCACCGAATTTTATTTTAAAGGGAACTTTTAGCGGCAAGCACGCCCATGCGATATTTTTATCTTATAAGGATGACCACGGTAAAAATATCGAACATAAGGCTTATCTAAGTAATGGAGCTTTCACATTCAGGGGATTTATTAGTAGTCCTGTTTATGCTTTTGTCAGGAGTGATAAAAAAATAGTCCCGAACAGTCCAGATGTCTCAAATGCTGTTGAAATATTTCTAAGTCCGGGTAATATGACTATATCGTTAATGGAAAACGATTTTGCAAATGCAGTATTAATGGGTTCGCCTATGCAGGATGAATGGATAAAACTATTAACGCTATATAGACCGGTTAATAAAATTAAGGATTCATTATATAAAGCATCATTTGCGATTTCTCGGGGTGGTAATACCCCTAAAAACCATGTTGCTGTTATGGCTTTAGGGGCAAAAATCGATAAATGCAATTTGCAAATTGATCAAATAGATTACAGCTACATCGGGTCACACACAAACTCTTATCTGAGTGCTTATCTGCTAAGCAATTCTATGCAAATGGATATGCGGTTGGATTCAATAGAAATGTTCTACAATTTATTTTCTCAACCCGTTAAAAAAAGCGTCGAAGGTAAGGCAATTAGCAAAATAATATTAAACCGTAAAGCCGCTATGGTGGGAAGCGTTGGTAGGATGCCATTGGGAACTAATTTAGACGGGAGCAGATTTAACCCGCAAACATTTAAAATTGATAACTACTTATTAATTTATTTTTGGGCTGGCTGGGCGAATGATAATGTGTATTTAAAATCTGTTTATAATAAATATCAATCAAAAGGATTAAAAATTCTTGCAGTCTCAACTGAGCCATTCAAAAAAATGTGGCGAGATTCAGTTAAAAAAGAACGAATTGGAATGTGGCAAAATATATTTTCGGATCCTGTGGCTAACCTTGATACTTTTTATAACATAAGGCAAATGGCACCTTCTTTAGTTTTACTTGTAGACAAAAATCGCAGAATCATAGGCCGTTATAGAGGGGTAAATAAGCTTTACAAAATGGATTATAATGAAGAACCATTGGGATTACTCGATAAAAAGTTAGCAACGCTAATTAGCAGATAA
- a CDS encoding SDR family oxidoreductase, whose translation MVEIGILFQLLKAKDMTLQNKKIVIAGGTSGIGLSAALMFQQQGAIVTVTGRDIAKLNAAAAEGLLTAEVDSSNIETLQTFFQSLGKIDHLIIALGSNKGLGNFIDLYLDDLRKGFDEKYWSHLNTLKAAIPFVNLNGSITLITAITASAKFAGTSGIGSINGALEIMVPIIAKEIKPIRINAVSPGVVDTPWWDFMPQEVKQQTFEGYASQITVGRIAKPEDVADAILFLAKNDYMTGKIIACDGGLF comes from the coding sequence TTGGTTGAAATAGGAATTTTGTTTCAACTTTTAAAAGCAAAAGATATGACTTTACAAAACAAAAAAATCGTAATTGCCGGCGGCACTTCCGGTATTGGGTTATCCGCAGCATTAATGTTCCAGCAGCAGGGCGCAATTGTTACTGTTACGGGGAGGGATATTGCAAAACTAAATGCAGCAGCTGCTGAAGGATTACTTACTGCTGAAGTGGACAGTTCCAATATCGAAACACTTCAAACATTTTTTCAATCTTTGGGGAAAATTGACCATTTGATTATTGCATTAGGTAGTAACAAAGGGTTGGGTAATTTCATCGACCTCTATTTAGATGACCTACGAAAAGGTTTTGACGAAAAATATTGGTCACATCTCAATACCTTAAAGGCTGCCATTCCTTTTGTTAATCTGAACGGAAGTATTACACTTATCACTGCAATTACTGCGTCTGCAAAATTCGCTGGGACATCCGGCATCGGCTCTATAAATGGAGCTTTGGAAATTATGGTTCCTATTATTGCAAAAGAAATCAAGCCCATTCGTATCAATGCAGTTTCTCCCGGAGTGGTAGACACGCCCTGGTGGGATTTTATGCCCCAAGAAGTGAAACAGCAAACATTTGAAGGGTACGCTTCACAAATCACTGTTGGCAGAATTGCAAAGCCTGAAGATGTAGCAGATGCCATTCTCTTTCTTGCCAAGAACGATTATATGACAGGAAAAATCATTGCCTGTGATGGAGGGCTTTTCTAA
- a CDS encoding alpha/beta fold hydrolase codes for MNEIQKLNEKTYVFIPGGWHGGWVYEPITENLERLGKKCISLTLPGLETQSEIPNRIINLDTHIQFIIDFFLKENLTDVILCGHSYAGLVITGVADKIPERIYALVYIDAYIPKNGDSCWSLTSEVYRQRFVTGAGNDGFTVADRPGVDDRRRPHPLATFMQSLHLKGDYERVLNRTFIYLSSWEQSPFVKQYENLKNSPDWHVETIPCGHNVMKERPDKLVDILYGLEDKYSQISKN; via the coding sequence ATGAACGAGATACAAAAGCTAAATGAAAAAACCTATGTGTTTATTCCTGGCGGGTGGCACGGTGGCTGGGTTTATGAGCCGATAACCGAAAACCTGGAACGGTTAGGAAAAAAGTGTATTTCATTAACCTTACCAGGTCTTGAAACACAATCCGAGATACCAAACAGGATCATAAATTTAGATACGCACATCCAGTTCATCATAGATTTCTTCTTAAAAGAAAACCTCACTGATGTGATCTTATGTGGCCATAGCTATGCCGGACTGGTTATCACAGGTGTTGCAGATAAAATTCCTGAAAGGATATATGCACTTGTTTATATTGATGCCTACATTCCCAAAAATGGAGATTCCTGCTGGAGCCTTACCAGTGAAGTATACCGACAACGTTTTGTAACCGGAGCCGGCAATGATGGTTTCACTGTAGCAGACCGGCCGGGGGTAGATGATCGAAGAAGACCGCATCCGCTGGCAACATTCATGCAAAGTTTACATTTGAAAGGGGATTATGAACGAGTTCTCAACCGTACATTCATTTATCTCAGTAGCTGGGAACAGTCTCCCTTTGTCAAACAATATGAGAACTTAAAAAATTCTCCTGATTGGCATGTTGAAACAATACCTTGCGGACACAATGTGATGAAAGAACGTCCGGATAAATTAGTTGATATTTTATACGGACTGGAAGATAAATATAGTCAGATCTCAAAAAACTAG
- a CDS encoding beta strand repeat-containing protein, translating into MGAAELNGFTITGGSANTNSFTTVNGELITRNNGGALYNINATLALSNLIIAYNKASFEGAGIYNYNKATVNASRTSITNNTATVNGGGIFSDSFGSSLNLSNMIVGGNNTNGNGGGICDYSISGSSNFTNLLVYGNTAGSLGGGMYLSSATTTLTNLSIVANTSITGGGLHNERQSPVIYNSIIFGNNSGINNNNSTPVIKNSLVQGLSSTANGNINATGVLINNLFMTPLSAGLSTGGDYRLKAGSPGINAGDKALFTGLDANTTDLDGNARLNGTQIDLGAYESQGNSAPIPDGSGIVYVKQGGAGTYEGNSWANAAPELSDALLATKNNIAIKQIWVAGGTYKPLYSPADNNFGASAGRDNAFLLVKDVKLYGGFAGTETTLAQRDLTLTVNKSTLSGDFNNDDVISGVGATLNFANNSENAYHVLISAGDVGLAELDGFTIKGGNGSGGSITVNALAISKNQGGGINITSSSPTITNCIFENNNVSTGMGGAIFTSAPANGAAASPVIAKSSFVNNKCSNIAGQGWGDEGGGAMYNTGSGPVISDCSFMGNLVTGSRFGGAIANMASTAQFSNVTISNNFSLGTSSGGGGIANISTGTVRLINVVLSGNSTDANGGAMYNSFGAIPMLINVLISGNAANNGAGIYNNNSSPVLTNVTIGGNLSNTGGVIFNTNSASPQVQNTIVFGNSAGIVNNTGTDVPIYKNSLVQGASGAGLIAFNGTATDLFVSPSVPALTAAGDYRPKTGAALINAGDQNLFSGLNANTKDLDGNPRLTGTNIDLGAYEALVQLQTITAHNLSKTYGDLAFEPGATASSGLTVAYVSADNSIAEAFQDATDGNKWKLNIKKAGTVNITASQPGNGAYSPAPNVVFSLTIGQRPVTVSLKSTAALTKTYDANTAGMVQVTDLELSIGDIINNDDVQLSLNSGMAQYNSKDAGTGKTITLPIANVLLTGAQAGNYKVANISDLSSSAASITPKPLTITANNFSKVYNGLGYSGGNGVSYGTFALGEDPSVLSGTLSFGGTAQGAINTGNYTIVPRD; encoded by the coding sequence ATGGGCGCTGCCGAACTGAATGGGTTTACCATTACGGGGGGCAGTGCAAATACAAACAGTTTTACAACCGTCAACGGTGAACTGATTACAAGGAACAATGGAGGAGCACTATATAACATTAATGCCACTTTAGCTTTAAGCAATTTAATCATTGCTTACAACAAAGCTTCGTTCGAAGGGGCAGGTATCTATAATTACAATAAGGCAACCGTCAACGCCAGTCGTACAAGTATTACGAACAATACTGCCACTGTGAACGGGGGAGGTATTTTTAGTGATTCGTTTGGGTCATCGCTGAACCTGAGCAATATGATCGTGGGCGGCAACAATACCAATGGAAATGGCGGTGGTATATGCGATTATTCGATAAGTGGGAGTTCGAACTTTACCAATTTGCTGGTCTATGGCAATACAGCAGGATCATTGGGAGGTGGGATGTATCTTTCGAGTGCCACAACTACATTAACCAATTTGAGCATAGTAGCGAATACGTCCATTACCGGTGGCGGTTTGCACAACGAGCGCCAATCTCCTGTTATTTATAACAGTATCATATTTGGTAATAATAGTGGTATTAACAATAATAATAGTACACCGGTAATCAAAAACAGCTTGGTGCAAGGGTTAAGCAGTACCGCGAATGGTAATATAAATGCGACTGGAGTTTTAATAAATAATCTATTTATGACACCATTGTCTGCGGGGCTTAGTACGGGTGGAGATTATCGCCTTAAAGCAGGAAGCCCTGGCATCAATGCCGGGGATAAAGCTCTTTTTACAGGCTTAGATGCAAATACCACAGACTTGGATGGCAATGCCCGTCTAAACGGAACTCAGATCGATTTGGGAGCGTACGAGAGCCAAGGCAACTCTGCCCCGATACCAGATGGAAGCGGAATAGTTTATGTAAAACAGGGCGGCGCGGGAACCTATGAAGGTAATAGTTGGGCCAATGCTGCTCCCGAGCTGTCTGATGCCCTTTTGGCTACCAAAAATAATATTGCCATTAAACAAATTTGGGTAGCTGGAGGTACTTACAAGCCATTATATAGTCCTGCCGATAATAACTTTGGCGCTTCTGCAGGGCGAGATAATGCCTTTTTGCTGGTTAAGGATGTGAAGCTCTACGGAGGTTTTGCCGGGACTGAAACAACGCTTGCCCAAAGAGATCTGACATTGACCGTTAATAAAAGTACGCTCAGTGGCGATTTTAACAATGACGATGTTATAAGCGGTGTGGGAGCTACCCTCAATTTTGCCAACAACAGTGAAAATGCCTACCATGTGCTCATCTCAGCAGGTGATGTAGGCCTTGCCGAATTGGATGGCTTCACCATTAAAGGGGGGAATGGAAGTGGAGGCAGTATCACGGTTAACGCTTTGGCTATATCTAAAAACCAGGGTGGGGGAATAAACATCACTTCATCCAGCCCTACGATTACCAATTGTATTTTTGAAAACAACAATGTTTCAACCGGTATGGGCGGAGCCATTTTTACAAGTGCACCAGCTAATGGCGCAGCCGCCAGTCCGGTAATTGCCAAAAGTAGCTTTGTAAATAATAAATGTAGCAATATTGCTGGTCAGGGCTGGGGCGATGAAGGTGGAGGGGCCATGTATAATACTGGTTCAGGTCCGGTTATTTCCGATTGCAGTTTTATGGGCAATCTAGTTACAGGTAGCCGGTTCGGCGGAGCAATTGCTAACATGGCATCAACAGCTCAATTTAGTAATGTAACCATTAGTAATAATTTTTCACTCGGAACCAGTAGCGGGGGTGGTGGAATAGCGAATATTAGTACAGGTACGGTTAGGCTAATTAATGTGGTGCTGAGTGGAAACAGTACAGATGCTAATGGAGGGGCCATGTATAATAGTTTTGGAGCAATACCAATGCTTATTAATGTGCTCATTAGTGGCAATGCCGCCAACAATGGTGCGGGCATTTATAATAACAATTCATCACCTGTATTAACTAATGTTACTATTGGTGGCAACCTATCTAATACAGGAGGCGTAATCTTCAATACCAATAGCGCTTCGCCACAAGTACAAAATACCATTGTGTTTGGCAATAGTGCAGGCATAGTAAACAATACAGGTACAGATGTGCCCATTTATAAAAATAGTTTGGTACAGGGAGCCAGCGGTGCCGGATTGATCGCTTTTAACGGAACAGCAACAGATTTATTTGTATCGCCGTCTGTGCCAGCTTTAACAGCCGCTGGCGATTATAGGCCAAAAACAGGGGCCGCTCTTATAAATGCCGGCGACCAAAACCTCTTTTCGGGTCTGAATGCCAACACCAAAGACCTTGATGGCAATCCACGTTTAACAGGTACCAATATTGATTTGGGTGCTTACGAAGCGCTGGTGCAATTGCAAACCATTACTGCCCATAATTTAAGCAAAACCTATGGCGATTTGGCTTTCGAACCTGGTGCAACCGCAAGTTCGGGTTTAACGGTTGCCTATGTTTCTGCTGATAATAGCATTGCCGAAGCCTTTCAGGATGCAACAGATGGCAACAAGTGGAAGCTGAACATTAAAAAGGCCGGCACGGTAAACATTACGGCAAGCCAGCCAGGTAATGGTGCCTATAGTCCGGCTCCAAATGTAGTGTTTAGCCTCACTATTGGCCAAAGGCCTGTAACGGTTAGCCTAAAATCTACTGCTGCGTTAACCAAAACATATGATGCCAATACTGCTGGAATGGTTCAGGTTACAGACCTTGAATTGAGCATTGGCGATATCATTAACAATGACGATGTACAATTAAGTTTAAATTCTGGCATGGCTCAATACAATAGCAAAGATGCCGGAACAGGAAAGACGATTACCCTGCCCATAGCCAATGTTTTATTGACTGGCGCACAGGCGGGAAATTATAAAGTAGCAAATATTAGCGACCTCTCAAGTTCTGCGGCTTCAATTACACCAAAGCCATTAACCATTACCGCAAACAATTTTAGCAAGGTATATAATGGTTTGGGTTATAGCGGTGGCAATGGGGTAAGCTATGGTACATTTGCCTTAGGCGAAGATCCAAGCGTGCTTTCCGGAACATTGAGTTTTGGTGGCACCGCTCAGGGCGCGATAAATACGGGCAATTATACCATTGTTCCCAGGGATTGA